The genomic window AAGAAAACACAAAAGCACACAATcaggaaaaaatgaacaagttcaataaaactgaataaaatctGATAAATTATTAACGTTACCACTGTACTGGCCACGAAACAGTAATCTTGAAGTACTTGGCATacatcaaaaaaaataaaataataatgattgttAAATgaaccttttttccttctcacttcATCTCTGGAGACTGTGCTAGGTTCCtttttagctatttttctttcaGGAGTGGAAATTCTGCCTCTCCCAGTTTTAAAGGGTTTTTCTTTCCTATGTTTATCGAGAGATGGTCTCCGAACTTCCttctctgctttttcttctttaggaACAGTCTCTAACTGCTCTGTCATGATGCTTCTATCATCATCTGTGGGATCAAAGgaaattataataacaaaacaaGAGCAACATCAGAAATTAGTAAGGGACATCAAAGGTCCTtgggatttaaaaaatgaaatatagggATACTTTAAAATGTTAGGGTATTTATAACTATTTTGGGCACTGgacatttataatttttgtcCATTTAGGTTACTAAGTTTTGTTAGgtagcaagaaataaaaaaggataatgCACACCTTGAGTATCCACCCAGAGGCTGTCAGCATCCATGATGGAGTCATCGATGGTTGTTTCATCTTTGTAATCATCATATGTTTCTGTCTTGTATTCAGAAAAGCCAACATCTTCCTTTTCTGGGGAAGCAGGGGCCTCAGGGGATCCTTCCTTGGGCTCCCCAACTGCTTCTCCAGCTTCctctatttccatttcttcttcttcttcttcttcagggGGAGAGGCTCTACTTTCTGGCTGCTCGAGGGCAGCAAAACGCACACTGTGGGAACCAGTTTCTCCTTCGTCTGTTGTGGTTTGCACTACGGTGATGAAGTCATCCTCAATGGTCACCACTGACTCAATTACTCCCTTGTACTCAGGCATCTCTGCTGCACCCAACTCCACCAATTCCTCTTTGACAGCCGGAACGCTCAAGTCTGTTATCTGGAGAGTTTCTGAGCGGAAAAGTAGTTTATCATATTCTCCTCGggcttctatttcttcctcttcttccctctgagTCTCCTCTGGTTCAGATACAATCCCTTGTAGCAATGGTTCAATCACTTCTGAGGGAGTGATGGAGATGTCTGGAGTTTCCTTGACTTCTTCTTTTGGCTGCTGAACTTGCTCCATCTGGATATCAGGCCCCTTGGTCTGTACTACATAACTCTTTGAATCACTTACTGCTGGAGGCTCTTCTGCTGGCAATTTCACTGTGGTGTCTTCCTGCAGTACAGTTACTTCTGGGGTCACTTCTTTTTTGCTCTCATCAGCTTTCAAGGATTCCATAGTCAGACTCTCAGGAGTGTGATCATGTTCTCCACTTGACTCATAGGATTCTTCCTTATCTACTGCTTCCTGATGCACCAGATCAGGCTTGGCCactttttctttgacttctgtCTCAGAAACTTTGCTGCTGTCTTTCAGGTGACTGGGCTCAGTACTGGGAAATGTGTCTCCCTCAGGGGGTTTGTCTGGTTGAACAGCCTGGATATGAGTTTCTGTTCCTTTCTCGGTATCGACTACCATTCCTAAAGCAGCCTGCCCAAAGTCACTGATCTTAGCTTCAGGTTGACTCTGCTCAACTTTCTTGGCAGCAGTATCCAATCCATGGTCTGCTTTTGGGGATGGTTCTGCCTCAGTCACCTCTGGCACTGAACTAAGACTCTTTTCTGACTTTTCACTAATGAAAATAGAAGTCTCTTTTGGTTTGATGGGCTCTTTCCCAAATACTTGTTCAAAGGTCATTCCTGTTCCAAATGCTTCCACTTTATCCACTCCCTCTGCTTTTTTGGGGTATTCTTTTTCTACCAGAAGCAGCATTTCTTTGGATTCAATGTGTTCTTCACTCTTTTCTAGCACAGTATCCAATTTATCATTACTTTTCTTTTCATGATCAAACTCTTTACCAAGATCTGACTTATCATCAGAGATGGGCTGGGCTAGCTCTCCTTCACTACTGAATTCTTCTTTGACTCTTCCAGCTGCTGCCAATTTCACTTCAATTAATGAAAGATCAGTGGCCAAATCTCTTCGGATCTTGTCATCAGAACCATCATAAAAGGAGCCACTTTCACCTGATAGATTATCACTGTCCTGGACAGGTGATGGTAGAGGAACTGTGTATTTATTGAAAACACAGTAACCCAGATCCTCAAGTTGACTGTCTGCTTTTGTGGCAACATGGTTTTCATCAGTTAGAGTAGTCAAGCCAGTGCTGCTCTCTTCAAGTAGTGTCTCAGATGGTACTGATTTCCTTCTTGCCACCTCAGCATCTGCACTCATAGAGGCTAACCTGGACCTTGTGCCTGCTAGATCCAACATTTCAGGCAAGTCAGGGGCCATCACGGACCcatttttataataatctttGGCCAGGAAAGGTGATTCACATAATGATTCTACCTGGATATTATCTGCTCTGgtcactttctcttcctccaaTTGTTCTTCTTCTTTGCTTTCTATTGGGAAACAAGGAGCTTTCTCTAAAGCAGGAGTTGTGGCTGGAAGATAATCATCCCCTTCATCCATGCTCCCACTAGTATTAGTGAGAATATCAGAAGCCAGTGGAGAGAGATCATGTCCCCGGCCAAAGTTAAATCCAAGTGCTATGGAATCTAGGCAAGACATGGGTAAATTGATTGACATGCTTCTTTGTTCTATTGCAGATCTACCTCCAAGTCCTAAACTCCGGCTTAGAGTCAAATCATCCTTATTTTTACTGTGGAGGTCCCTTTTTTCTCCATAAACTTTTGGATCAATGGTGAACATTCTTTCTTGGGGAGAGCTAGGCTCTTCAGGTAGATCAGTTGGATAGTTCTGTGCAAGGGTACTGTATCCCCCCTCTAAAATGGGAGCAGGTTGCTGCTCTTTTCCTGGgtaaaattgcttttcagaacTTTTATGTGTAGGTGAAACTGTATCATAGGATTCATAGACACTTTCTTTTGTATCACTCAATTCATAGTAATCACTACCAGACTGGATGTTCTTTGTGGTTTCTTCTTTCAATGTGGAGGTTTCAAAGTACTTTGACATTCCAGATTTGTCTTCATCCAGCTGCCTATTATAATCAAGAGAGGATGCAGCCCCCATTCTGTGGACCTCCATGTCTTTGTCAACAACTTCCTCTCGAAGTTCTTTGGATGCACTCTTTTCAGTGAGGAGACCTAGTTCATCAGGGGTTTTATCCACCATTTTTGATGTTGTGGCTTCAGGGAATGAATCGCATCTTAAATCATCAGTGGGagttttttggtctttcttttcttccttttggaatGTTTTCTCTGTTGACACACTGATGATGCCCATCTCTTCATCTAATATCTTATGGGGTTCATTTTCTTTTGACAGGATTTTCTTTTCAGGAACGACATTTTTCTCTTCTGGTTTTGGATAAAGTTCACTGTCAAATAAAGTAGACTTCTGTCCATTGAATGTACAAGGCTCTTTTTTCTGCTCACTTTCTTGCTTTATtacatctttttcttctccaacacTGGGAATTTTCTCAATAGGACTTTCTGTCACCGTTGGCTTTTCGGCTTTTACAGATACTGTAATTTCCATTGAGGCAGTTGTTTCCTCTGCTTTTAAGGTTTTTTCCATATGTATTTGTTCATCTTTTGGGATCTCTTTGGCAATCTGTGAGCTGCTAACCTCTTCCTTAGGCTTTTTATCTTCTGGCTTCAGTTCCTCTGTTGTTGAGGGTAGTGCTTTGGACTCAAGTTTATCTTTTGTGGCATCTGACAAATCAGCCTTAGGTTCAGAAGGTAAAGAAAAGCTCATACTTCCAAAAGGCGTTGGTCTTGGAGAGTCTAGTCTTTTCCCATCCCACTTTGGGATTTCTTGAACTTCATACTTTTCTTTCATGGGTGTGAGAGGTCCAGGAGATAATTGACTATATGTACTCCATTCATCCTTGGGTACTTCAGTGGACAAGTCTTTTTGCTCTTTCTGAAATACAGTCTCTGAAGGAAAATCCACATCGAGTGCTACAGCAATTGGTTCACTTTTCTGCTGCATGTACTCTAGCTCTTCCCCAAAAGTCTGTTCAAATGGGGTAAGAGGTACCTTTCCATCTTCTTTGTGATGTATGTCCTTTTTATCTATAGGTGGTGCTGGCTGAGCAACTAAGGCATCATGTTTAGGCAGTCCAGCAGGCTTACTTCCTTTCTCagattccttttccttcttgtctAATGGTTCACCTGTGAGAGGGCCAGTACCCTGTTGTTCATGGAACTCCATCTTCGAGGCTGTAAGTAAATCTGAAGTAATTGGGTTGCTTTTTAAACAAATCATACACAGTGCATTTAAGCAAACAGCTTATAATCATTCTTTGACATGATTAATGGATGGGagggtaaaacaaaaaaaatacatggAAACATGCAGggatattatttatttaacaatCAGTATGAAAATGGGTTAAGACAAAGATGCATATTCAAAATTGATGGTATGGGCTCTATCTATAATTAAGTGTTGTTGTGGAACTTTTAATCCCTCAGGTCTGTATGAGAATTATGTTAAGACGAGTAAAATGTGCACTTGCTCCAGAtgcacattttaaattaaaacaaaaaacaaacaaaaaaaattttctctagcAGAGGGTATGATGCAACTTTAAGGGCTTAACTGAGAGAGGTATTGATTTCCACTAACCTTTTACATTACTTTTCTCAATACCTAAGTAAAATTACAGATTATAGTCAGAAGATTAATTACTTCCATATAAGATAGGATTGTGACTAATTTCAAGAATAAAAAGTTTCTAATAGACATTGAGCCCCATTTTTAAAACTAAGCAACTGATATGAATTTTCCAACATAAGGGTACATTTCACATTTAAAGGAAATAACTAATATTATTGTTAACCAGCTATTTTTAAGTTAAACCatgaaaaagagacaagaaatatGGGGATAATTTAAGTtgtcaaattaaaaatctttaccCAACATAcatggaatattttaaaatactttatatcaCAGTCTctcaatgaaaaatttaaaataatagagaTTGAAGAGCTGTGTGCTtaatcaatgaaaattaaaataaagccaATTCTAAAACAACTGAGAAAACATTACTTGTTAATAGCTTCAAAAACACTGTTTATCATAATAGTTTTTTTGATGGCTATGATAACTGATGACagcattttagcattttttttgttttgatttttctttttgagatggAATCTCTTTATCTGACTTAAGGTGGGAAATATAACAGTCATTCACAGGCCTGATCCAAATATGGATCATTATGAAAGGTTTAACCTGCTCTGTTTTTCTAACCTGGAGCAGTTCACCCCTTTTTTTAGGCAGCTGGAGGAGTTTAGCTTTCAAGAAAGAGCTCACCAAATTAGTCAGGAACTTAATGTAGATAATAGATTGGATTTACCTTTATTTGAGCTCAGGATTTCTGAACTAAAGGGATCCATCACCCTCAGCCTACCTGATTATAGGTATGTACCATCATATCTGATTCCACTGGTGGCATAAGGCCTGTGCTAATTGGACCAAGTGGAAGTATAGTATAGTCCAAGAGTTTTATTacagttttaaactttaataactATTAGCTAATAAAAACTTAATCAATAAccattaaagcttaaaactgcactaacaCTTTGGGGATATACTTTACTTTGTAAAGTTTGgtaaagaagaataaaatcaaatcatcTCTCAAAAAGAAAGTGTTTTGGAACATCATTACCTTAAGTACTTGTGTATCCTGTTGtaacaatagaaaagaaatactttatgAAATTCTAATAAAGGTCAGATGAATGAAAACTCAAGAAATTTGGAAATGACCAAAGGAATGGTATGGCAATATGGAAGGGAAATGACACAAGAAGCATCAGCAGTAGCTCAAGAAAAACTAAACCAGAATGCACTAAAGCATAAAAACACAGCACACTGCACTGCAAACAAAAACACATCTATAGTTTAAGCCTTTGGTATCACTGTCCAAGTCAACAAATCTAGTTTTTGAAAGAAAAGCAGATGAATCTCTgcaccaaaaaattaaaataaaataaaataaaagtgtacACATATTAGCAATGTGACTGGCAAACATCTGAGATGGGCAAAGGAAAAGCACTCAGGTGACATTATCAGCTTAGCTGCAAAGCATATTGTATCATAGCAAAGTAAAATCAGGAATCTGGTGCGACAGCAGGAAACCATGCGGTCAAGGAGCACCGATGCAAATACAAGCTATGTACTCTTGAAGCATAACAACTGCAGCACTATAAGaatgagaagaataaaagatGGAACAGCTTTGGGAAATGCCAAGTTGGTAAAGCTATAAAATAGCCTACTTATTAGCAAACACATGCAAATCCTAAAGGAGACACACCTTCCTCAGAAGAGAAAGGTGTTTTTATATCCAGAGACACTTCCTGGACCACTTTTATACTTTTCTCAAGTGGTCCCCCAGGGGAAAAACTTTCTTCTGGAACTATTTTGGCTTTTGAACTAGAATCCACTCGGACCTCACTGAGGTCCATTGGTTGGTCTGAGGACTTAGCGGGACCACACTCTTTGCCCCATTCTTTTTCAGGAAGAGCAGCAGGTTTCACCTCCTCAGCCATTGGACCCTCTATTGTTTCTTCTTCTTAGGGATGAAAAAAATGTTGACATCAGGACTACAGATAACACACAGTACAACATTCAACAGAGCTTTTATACAAATAACACTTTCAGCTCTATCTCCATGATATAATGGCAACCTCAAGTGGATTTTCTTCTACAGTTAGGATGAACAAATTAATCTTATTATGAAAGATACATTGTCTACTGGTTGCTATATTATACTGCACAATCATTTTATGATAATGCATTTTAATCTCTTGAAATGccatttaatttgaaaattgagAGCTGAAAGAGTTTTATTGCTCTATTTTCCCTTAGCAGAAATGGCTATAGGTtgaaaatatgtcaaatatttgCTGGAAGTAAGAGATGGCGCCACTTGTTAACAGATGATTGTGAAATGTAATGGTATGGTTGTATTCAGAAAAGCACTGCAATTGTTAGTTATGTACTGTTTTTTCCAATGTAGGAAGTCTCTACATAAGAATTTAAGAATAAGAATGCACAATTTTGGAGAGAGAGTTTGGAGAGAGAGttctaataaaataaacttttaaaggaCATGTTTTTCTcagaggccaaaaaaaaaaaaagtcagagattaAGTACCTTGGTTGCCCTAATGTAGAATCCATCAAGACTTACTAGaatttattcaatatttctaTGGTATACAAAGCAGCATGGAATAGTAAATGGGGAAGTAGCTTTGAAGCCTGGAACATCTGGATTCAAGACCTGAtgtcttggctgtgtgaccccctGCAAGAAATTTATCAGGGCTCTGGATAATTCTTTATGAAATTACATGGTAAAGAAGGTATCAACCTATTTTGGTAactagagggagtttcctcatctgagaatttcctaatttcttatattaatgaaattacaggtaCAATCATTTCTAGGCTGAAATATATGCAGTTGTCcctttcattttctatgctatgtggaagaaaatgagaaaaaaatcaattacagtCCCAAACAGTTTGGAAAATATGATTAGGGAAACAAcataaaatcatattattttctagaacCTATTTTTAGGCatctaaatttaaataataacaaattcataTATCcaaaaaatattatctattattttttatttcactgatatttcaaacataaaataagagaaattattggaaaatattcatattattGAAAAAGTAATTATGGTAAAACATTTTCTACCTTGTTATATCTCAATGGAAGAGTTATATTGGGAATATTACATGCCTTTTAGTTTTAAGAACAGAGTGGAAGGAAGAAATTGCTAGAATAAAATGTGGTTCTTTCCCCAAACACACATTTTATTTCTAATGTAAAATTTATTACTAGCTAAAAATTATTAGCTAGATATACATATTTACTATGTTAATAGTTAATCAAATTGACATTTTTGCTTTGAGAGGTTTTCTTTAAGTTGTACTTTTGCTTTTTTGAGCTTACCTTACCATGTTCATTTAAATTACCCTTTCATGGTAGCATAACATAATTGATTTCTGTGatcaaattaaagaattttagtGTTACTCTCCTGTGATAACAGGAGACATTCAATACTAGTACTACATTCAATGTGACATAAAAGTAaatttttcaaaatccttttgtttcttatttttcataaatcaTGTTTGTTGTACACTCTAATCCACTCATCCTTTATTGGTCACCTATACCTTTCTTGCTTttactattttatcttctgaatacaattgaaagatagattttttttcctctacaaatACACATTCTTTTACTTTATCAAATTAGGATTGGCAATACACTAGCGTAttttaatttcaagaaaatttgGCATATCCATGTAGGATATGAATATCAAACTGTAGGATACAGGAAACTAGATTGTATGACATAGAACACTCAGCTGTTATTCACAATAATAGATGTCTACAACTGTAATTCTTAACATTGTAGTCAAACATCCTTGTCTTTTTCAATGCCAGAATGACATCTTCCTTAAGGTTTAAGAAGAATAGTTGGCTTTACTTCATGGTGTTGATTaaattgttattatataattaGCTATATGCCTCATCTCATCTCAACAAAGCCAattaaaagttaataataatcatagctaGCAAATATATAGCAATTAAATTTTATGAAACAATTGACATTGGCtttgtttgcaaaatatttaatcCCCACAATGATCTTTTGAGGTAGATATATTtttgccccattttacagctgaaggaacttgcctagggtcacacaattgacagaatttgaattcatgacttTTTTGATTCTTGAATCCAGTGCTCTAGCCACAGAGCTCCCTCAATAAAACCACTAAGTGATTTACTTCCCAGTTTCTAAACATAGGTAGATGGTACATAGGAAAGAATTAAAGCCACATAATCAATTCTGCCTCAACAGACTACTGAAGTAACCTTTCCCCAGATTGTACAGTTATGCATCATGAATTTAGTACAAAGTTAAAGTAGAACCCATTGATTTTGGATTGTGTTCCAATGATGCTGTATGGCTGGGCAGAAGAATATAAGAAATACATATACCTTTGTTAGCCTACACAAGAAGATAAAtgtatatactataatttacatACTACTTTGTTATCTATTAATAGATGATGGGAAGGATTTAATCCTAGAAATCAACCTCTTACCTTACTCTTTGCTGTTGCTTTGGAATAAAATGTcccttttaaacatattcatTATACCACTAAGAAAGTAGTGGACCTGAGCCTACATAAGGACTTCATTTCCATGTGGAAAAAACATGTTGTCTCTGTTCCCTCCCCAACATGAAGGCACAAGTAACATGATGAATATGGTCAAGGTTtcagggtggggaggaggagcaAAAAGGGACCATGCTTGGTTCACCTTTGTCATGGCTCAACAGGGTCTCTGCCATCTGCGTGGTGGCACTGGGGAGCATACTACAGTCAATCCACTCTGAGCTGAACAAGGGGTGCTCATAGTACTCCTCATCTGAATTGTAAGGGTCATCATCAGGCACAGACACTGAAATGGAGGGGGCTAGGAGCTTACGCCTCTCCCCGCTGGTGGCAGGCAGAGGTCCCACTTTATCCTCAGCCCCTTCATCTACAAACAGACACACGGAAGAAACTGCAGGGAGAACTagacaagacagacagacacaaggTAAGACAGGACAGGATGGATGCATGCACAGGGACAGAGATCATGGAAGC from Sminthopsis crassicaudata isolate SCR6 chromosome 3, ASM4859323v1, whole genome shotgun sequence includes these protein-coding regions:
- the MAP2 gene encoding microtubule-associated protein 2 isoform X15; this encodes MADDRKDEAKAPHWTSSQLAEASSHPHSPELKEQAGAGDGIVRSANGFPYREEEGGYGGHGQQGTYSRTKENGINGELTSAERETAAVEESANLPPSPPPSPASEQTGTVEEDLLTASKMEFHEQQGTGPLTGEPLDKKEKESEKGSKPAGLPKHDALVAQPAPPIDKKDIHHKEDGKVPLTPFEQTFGEELEYMQQKSEPIAVALDVDFPSETVFQKEQKDLSTEVPKDEWSTYSQLSPGPLTPMKEKYEVQEIPKWDGKRLDSPRPTPFGSMSFSLPSEPKADLSDATKDKLESKALPSTTEELKPEDKKPKEEVSSSQIAKEIPKDEQIHMEKTLKAEETTASMEITVSVKAEKPTVTESPIEKIPSVGEEKDVIKQESEQKKEPCTFNGQKSTLFDSELYPKPEEKNVVPEKKILSKENEPHKILDEEMGIISVSTEKTFQKEEKKDQKTPTDDLRCDSFPEATTSKMVDKTPDELGLLTEKSASKELREEVVDKDMEVHRMGAASSLDYNRQLDEDKSGMSKYFETSTLKEETTKNIQSGSDYYELSDTKESVYESYDTVSPTHKSSEKQFYPGKEQQPAPILEGGYSTLAQNYPTDLPEEPSSPQERMFTIDPKVYGEKRDLHSKNKDDLTLSRSLGLGGRSAIEQRSMSINLPMSCLDSIALGFNFGRGHDLSPLASDILTNTSGSMDEGDDYLPATTPALEKAPCFPIESKEEEQLEEEKVTRADNIQVESLCESPFLAKDYYKNGSVMAPDLPEMLDLAGTRSRLASMSADAEVARRKSVPSETLLEESSTGLTTLTDENHVATKADSQLEDLGYCVFNKYTVPLPSPVQDSDNLSGESGSFYDGSDDKIRRDLATDLSLIEVKLAAAGRVKEEFSSEGELAQPISDDKSDLGKEFDHEKKSNDKLDTVLEKSEEHIESKEMLLLVEKEYPKKAEGVDKVEAFGTGMTFEQVFGKEPIKPKETSIFISEKSEKSLSSVPEVTEAEPSPKADHGLDTAAKKVEQSQPEAKISDFGQAALGMVVDTEKGTETHIQAVQPDKPPEGDTFPSTEPSHLKDSSKVSETEVKEKVAKPDLVHQEAVDKEESYESSGEHDHTPESLTMESLKADESKKEVTPEVTVLQEDTTVKLPAEEPPAVSDSKSYVVQTKGPDIQMEQVQQPKEEVKETPDISITPSEVIEPLLQGIVSEPEETQREEEEEIEARGEYDKLLFRSETLQITDLSVPAVKEELVELGAAEMPEYKGVIESVVTIEDDFITVVQTTTDEGETGSHSVRFAALEQPESRASPPEEEEEEEMEIEEAGEAVGEPKEGSPEAPASPEKEDVGFSEYKTETYDDYKDETTIDDSIMDADSLWVDTQDDDRSIMTEQLETVPKEEKAEKEVRRPSLDKHRKEKPFKTGRGRISTPERKIAKKEPSTVSRDEVRRKKAVYKKAELGKKTEVQAHSPSRKIILKPAIKYTRPTHLSCVKRKTTAAGGETNQASGVYKQAKDKFTDGISKSPEKRSSLPRPSSILPTRRGVSGDRDENSFSLNTSMSASVRRTTRSEPIRRTGKSGTSTPTTPGSTAITPGTPPSYSSRTPGTPGTPSYPRTPHTPGTPKSGILVPTEKKVAIIRTPPKSPATPKQLRLINQPLPDLKNVRSKIGSTDNIRYQPKGGQVRILNKKMDFSEVQSRCGSKDNIKHSAGGGNIQIVTKKIDLSHVTSKCGSLKNIRHRPGGGRVKIESVKLDFKEKAQAKVGSLDNAHHIPGGGNVKIDSQKLNFREHAKARVDHGAEIITQSPGRSSVASPRRLSNVSSSGSINLLESPQLATLAEDVTAALAKQGL
- the MAP2 gene encoding microtubule-associated protein 2 isoform X17, which gives rise to MADDRKDEAKAPHWTSSQLAEASSHPHSPELKEQAGAGDGIVRSANGFPYREEEGGYGGHGQQGTYSRTKENGINGELTSAERETAAVEESANLPPSPPPSPASEQTGTVEEASKMEFHEQQGTGPLTGEPLDKKEKESEKGSKPAGLPKHDALVAQPAPPIDKKDIHHKEDGKVPLTPFEQTFGEELEYMQQKSEPIAVALDVDFPSETVFQKEQKDLSTEVPKDEWSTYSQLSPGPLTPMKEKYEVQEIPKWDGKRLDSPRPTPFGSMSFSLPSEPKADLSDATKDKLESKALPSTTEELKPEDKKPKEEVSSSQIAKEIPKDEQIHMEKTLKAEETTASMEITVSVKAEKPTVTESPIEKIPSVGEEKDVIKQESEQKKEPCTFNGQKSTLFDSELYPKPEEKNVVPEKKILSKENEPHKILDEEMGIISVSTEKTFQKEEKKDQKTPTDDLRCDSFPEATTSKMVDKTPDELGLLTEKSASKELREEVVDKDMEVHRMGAASSLDYNRQLDEDKSGMSKYFETSTLKEETTKNIQSGSDYYELSDTKESVYESYDTVSPTHKSSEKQFYPGKEQQPAPILEGGYSTLAQNYPTDLPEEPSSPQERMFTIDPKVYGEKRDLHSKNKDDLTLSRSLGLGGRSAIEQRSMSINLPMSCLDSIALGFNFGRGHDLSPLASDILTNTSGSMDEGDDYLPATTPALEKAPCFPIESKEEEQLEEEKVTRADNIQVESLCESPFLAKDYYKNGSVMAPDLPEMLDLAGTRSRLASMSADAEVARRKSVPSETLLEESSTGLTTLTDENHVATKADSQLEDLGYCVFNKYTVPLPSPVQDSDNLSGESGSFYDGSDDKIRRDLATDLSLIEVKLAAAGRVKEEFSSEGELAQPISDDKSDLGKEFDHEKKSNDKLDTVLEKSEEHIESKEMLLLVEKEYPKKAEGVDKVEAFGTGMTFEQVFGKEPIKPKETSIFISEKSEKSLSSVPEVTEAEPSPKADHGLDTAAKKVEQSQPEAKISDFGQAALGMVVDTEKGTETHIQAVQPDKPPEGDTFPSTEPSHLKDSSKVSETEVKEKVAKPDLVHQEAVDKEESYESSGEHDHTPESLTMESLKADESKKEVTPEVTVLQEDTTVKLPAEEPPAVSDSKSYVVQTKGPDIQMEQVQQPKEEVKETPDISITPSEVIEPLLQGIVSEPEETQREEEEEIEARGEYDKLLFRSETLQITDLSVPAVKEELVELGAAEMPEYKGVIESVVTIEDDFITVVQTTTDEGETGSHSVRFAALEQPESRASPPEEEEEEEMEIEEAGEAVGEPKEGSPEAPASPEKEDVGFSEYKTETYDDYKDETTIDDSIMDADSLWVDTQDDDRSIMTEQLETVPKEEKAEKEVRRPSLDKHRKEKPFKTGRGRISTPERKIAKKEPSTVSRDEVRRKKAVYKKAELGKKTEVQAHSPSRKIILKPAIKYTRPTHLSCVKRKTTAAGGETNQASGVYKQAKDKFTDGISKSPEKRSSLPRPSSILPTRRGVSGDRDENSFSLNTSMSASVRRTTRSEPIRRTGKSGTSTPTTPGSTAITPGTPPSYSSRTPGTPGTPSYPRTPHTPGTPKSGILVPTEKKVAIIRTPPKSPATPKQLRLINQPLPDLKNVRSKIGSTDNIRYQPKGGQVRILNKKMDFSEVQSRCGSKDNIKHSAGGGNIQIVTKKIDLSHVTSKCGSLKNIRHRPGGGRVKIESVKLDFKEKAQAKVGSLDNAHHIPGGGNVKIDSQKLNFREHAKARVDHGAEIITQSPGRSSVASPRRLSNVSSSGSINLLESPQLATLAEDVTAALAKQGL
- the MAP2 gene encoding microtubule-associated protein 2 isoform X13, with the translated sequence MADDRKDEAKAPHWTSSQLAEASSHPHSPELKEQAGAGDGIVRSANGFPYREEEGGYGGHGQQGTYSRTKENGINGELTSAERETAEEVSARIVQVVTAEAVAVLKGEQEKEAQHKDQPAGLPIVEESANLPPSPPPSPASEQTGTVEEASKMEFHEQQGTGPLTGEPLDKKEKESEKGSKPAGLPKHDALVAQPAPPIDKKDIHHKEDGKVPLTPFEQTFGEELEYMQQKSEPIAVALDVDFPSETVFQKEQKDLSTEVPKDEWSTYSQLSPGPLTPMKEKYEVQEIPKWDGKRLDSPRPTPFGSMSFSLPSEPKADLSDATKDKLESKALPSTTEELKPEDKKPKEEVSSSQIAKEIPKDEQIHMEKTLKAEETTASMEITVSVKAEKPTVTESPIEKIPSVGEEKDVIKQESEQKKEPCTFNGQKSTLFDSELYPKPEEKNVVPEKKILSKENEPHKILDEEMGIISVSTEKTFQKEEKKDQKTPTDDLRCDSFPEATTSKMVDKTPDELGLLTEKSASKELREEVVDKDMEVHRMGAASSLDYNRQLDEDKSGMSKYFETSTLKEETTKNIQSGSDYYELSDTKESVYESYDTVSPTHKSSEKQFYPGKEQQPAPILEGGYSTLAQNYPTDLPEEPSSPQERMFTIDPKVYGEKRDLHSKNKDDLTLSRSLGLGGRSAIEQRSMSINLPMSCLDSIALGFNFGRGHDLSPLASDILTNTSGSMDEGDDYLPATTPALEKAPCFPIESKEEEQLEEEKVTRADNIQVESLCESPFLAKDYYKNGSVMAPDLPEMLDLAGTRSRLASMSADAEVARRKSVPSETLLEESSTGLTTLTDENHVATKADSQLEDLGYCVFNKYTVPLPSPVQDSDNLSGESGSFYDGSDDKIRRDLATDLSLIEVKLAAAGRVKEEFSSEGELAQPISDDKSDLGKEFDHEKKSNDKLDTVLEKSEEHIESKEMLLLVEKEYPKKAEGVDKVEAFGTGMTFEQVFGKEPIKPKETSIFISEKSEKSLSSVPEVTEAEPSPKADHGLDTAAKKVEQSQPEAKISDFGQAALGMVVDTEKGTETHIQAVQPDKPPEGDTFPSTEPSHLKDSSKVSETEVKEKVAKPDLVHQEAVDKEESYESSGEHDHTPESLTMESLKADESKKEVTPEVTVLQEDTTVKLPAEEPPAVSDSKSYVVQTKGPDIQMEQVQQPKEEVKETPDISITPSEVIEPLLQGIVSEPEETQREEEEEIEARGEYDKLLFRSETLQITDLSVPAVKEELVELGAAEMPEYKGVIESVVTIEDDFITVVQTTTDEGETGSHSVRFAALEQPESRASPPEEEEEEEMEIEEAGEAVGEPKEGSPEAPASPEKEDVGFSEYKTETYDDYKDETTIDDSIMDADSLWVDTQDDDRSIMTEQLETVPKEEKAEKEVRRPSLDKHRKEKPFKTGRGRISTPERKIAKKEPSTVSRDEVRRKKAVYKKAELGKKTEVQAHSPSRKIILKPAIKYTRPTHLSCVKRKTTAAGGETNQASGVYKQAKDKFTDGISKSPEKRSSLPRPSSILPTRRGVSGDRDENSFSLNTSMSASVRRTTRSEPIRRTGKSGTSTPTTPGSTAITPGTPPSYSSRTPGTPGTPSYPRTPHTPGTPKSGILVPTEKKVAIIRTPPKSPATPKQLRLINQPLPDLKNVRSKIGSTDNIRYQPKGGQIQIVTKKIDLSHVTSKCGSLKNIRHRPGGGRVKIESVKLDFKEKAQAKVGSLDNAHHIPGGGNVKIDSQKLNFREHAKARVDHGAEIITQSPGRSSVASPRRLSNVSSSGSINLLESPQLATLAEDVTAALAKQGL